Proteins encoded together in one Rhizobium bangladeshense window:
- the rpsI gene encoding 30S ribosomal protein S9, whose translation MADLSSLKDLGTASEAAAPAHVRKVDSLGRSYATGKRKNAVARVWVKPGSGKIIINGKEFAEYFARPVLQMILRQPIVAAARDGQFDIVATVAGGGLSGQAGAVRHGLSKALTYFEPGLRSVLKKGGFLTRDSRVVERKKYGKAKARRSFQFSKR comes from the coding sequence ATGGCTGACCTCTCCTCCCTGAAGGATCTCGGCACGGCTTCCGAAGCTGCTGCTCCGGCCCATGTCCGCAAGGTCGATTCGCTCGGCCGCTCCTACGCCACCGGCAAGCGCAAGAACGCCGTCGCCCGCGTCTGGGTCAAGCCGGGCTCCGGCAAGATCATCATCAACGGCAAGGAATTCGCGGAATATTTCGCCCGTCCGGTGCTGCAGATGATCCTGCGCCAGCCGATCGTCGCGGCTGCCCGTGACGGTCAGTTCGACATCGTCGCAACCGTTGCCGGCGGCGGCCTGTCCGGCCAGGCCGGCGCCGTTCGCCACGGCCTGTCGAAGGCGCTGACCTACTTCGAACCGGGCCTGCGCTCGGTGCTGAAGAAGGGCGGCTTCCTGACCCGCGACAGCCGCGTCGTCGAACGCAAGAAGTACGGCAAGGCGAAGGCCCGCCGTTCGTTCCAGTTCTCCAAGCGTTGA
- the rplM gene encoding 50S ribosomal protein L13: MATFSQKPAEVEKKWVIIDAEGLVVGRLASIIAMRLRGKHKATFTPHVDDGDNVIVINADKVVFTGKKYSDKVYYWHTGYAGGIKERTARQIIEGRFPERVLEKAVERMVPRGPLGRRQMKNLRVYAGSNHPHEAQQPVALDVAALNKKNVRSA; encoded by the coding sequence ATGGCAACCTTCTCCCAGAAGCCCGCAGAGGTGGAGAAGAAGTGGGTGATCATCGACGCCGAAGGGCTGGTCGTTGGCCGTCTCGCTTCCATCATCGCTATGCGCCTGCGCGGCAAGCACAAGGCAACCTTCACCCCTCACGTTGACGACGGCGACAACGTCATCGTAATCAATGCCGACAAGGTCGTTTTCACCGGCAAGAAGTATTCCGACAAGGTCTACTACTGGCACACCGGTTATGCCGGCGGCATCAAGGAACGCACCGCACGCCAGATCATCGAAGGCCGCTTCCCGGAGCGCGTCCTCGAAAAGGCGGTCGAACGCATGGTTCCGCGCGGCCCGCTCGGCCGTCGCCAGATGAAGAACCTGCGCGTCTACGCCGGCTCCAACCATCCCCATGAAGCCCAGCAGCCGGTCGCCCTCGACGTCGCCGCGCTCAACAAAAAGAACGTAAGGAGCGCCTGA
- a CDS encoding LysR family transcriptional regulator, with protein MHKDFFGMPLNLDQLATFINVVDLGSFTAAADKEGVTQPAVSLQIKGLEQRLGVRLIERVGRRAQPTAAGLDLLSHARRLLQEAATAEEAMMPHRDGASGRVRIGSGGTASIHLLPGAIAAARKSMPGLEITVSIGNADDILRDLEANSLDIAVVALPASGRNLEIEPFYEEELLAVAPAGSPVPEGGPDAAFMRDRTLLLYEGGNTRRAIDAWLAAPETRMRPAMEFGSIEAIKELVAVGLGWSILPGLAVKRDRGRPLTTSSLQPKLTRRLGIVLRRDKHLTRGLREVIKCLRALGD; from the coding sequence ATGCATAAGGATTTCTTTGGTATGCCCCTTAACCTCGATCAGTTGGCAACCTTCATCAATGTCGTCGATCTCGGAAGCTTTACGGCCGCCGCCGACAAGGAAGGCGTGACGCAACCGGCCGTGAGCCTGCAGATCAAAGGGCTCGAACAGCGGCTCGGCGTCAGGCTGATCGAGCGCGTCGGACGGCGGGCGCAACCGACGGCGGCGGGCCTCGACCTGCTTTCTCATGCAAGGCGTCTGCTTCAGGAAGCGGCCACGGCGGAAGAAGCGATGATGCCCCACAGGGATGGCGCCAGCGGACGGGTGCGCATCGGCAGCGGCGGCACGGCCTCGATCCATCTGCTTCCCGGCGCCATCGCCGCCGCACGGAAATCCATGCCCGGCCTCGAAATCACCGTCTCCATCGGCAATGCAGACGATATTTTGCGCGATCTGGAGGCCAACAGTCTCGACATCGCCGTCGTGGCCCTGCCGGCATCGGGACGGAACCTGGAGATCGAACCCTTCTACGAGGAGGAATTGCTGGCCGTCGCCCCCGCGGGCAGCCCGGTGCCCGAGGGTGGACCGGACGCCGCCTTCATGCGCGACAGGACACTGCTCCTCTATGAGGGCGGCAATACGAGGCGGGCAATCGACGCGTGGCTGGCCGCCCCGGAAACCAGGATGCGACCGGCGATGGAGTTCGGCAGTATCGAGGCAATCAAGGAGCTTGTGGCGGTCGGACTCGGCTGGTCGATCCTGCCGGGGCTGGCGGTGAAGCGCGACCGAGGCAGGCCCCTGACGACGTCGTCGCTGCAGCCGAAGCTGACACGCCGCCTCGGCATAGTTCTTCGCCGCGACAAACATCTGACACGCGGCCTTCGGGAGGTGATAAAATGTCTGCGTGCGTTGGGAGATTAG
- a CDS encoding DUF1127 domain-containing protein: MTVEFGEILETPRDALRLKLRAMRRLGWWLLAAIEGRLEKRRSRRRLSDLSDDELRDIGLTPAQVKAETSKSWFWF; the protein is encoded by the coding sequence ATGACTGTGGAATTTGGCGAAATCCTAGAGACACCGCGCGACGCCCTTCGGCTGAAACTTCGCGCGATGAGGCGCCTGGGCTGGTGGCTACTGGCGGCCATCGAGGGTCGGCTCGAAAAGCGTCGCAGCCGCCGTAGGCTCTCGGACCTCAGCGATGACGAACTTCGCGACATCGGTCTCACCCCTGCGCAGGTGAAAGCGGAGACGTCGAAATCATGGTTCTGGTTCTGA
- a CDS encoding enoyl-CoA hydratase, producing MAEIVSFRKEAGKTEGLLLRSLHDGVLRLVLNDPPANALSIALLEALMAELEKAEVDSDVRVVVIASTGAVFSAGHDLKELTAHRVDEDQGAAFFEKSFRLCADLMLKIAHLPKPVIAEVDGLATAAGCQLVASCDLAICTDTSTFCTPGVNIGLFCSTPMVAVSRVAHRKQAMEMLLTGETIDASTAKDFGLVNRIVPKQYLAQVVSKYAAVIAGKSPLILKIGKEAFYRQLEMPVAAAYDYASRVMVENMLTRDAQEGIGAFLGKRKPEWKGE from the coding sequence ATGGCCGAGATCGTATCCTTCCGAAAGGAAGCAGGCAAAACGGAGGGATTGTTGCTCCGCTCGTTGCACGACGGCGTGCTGCGGCTCGTGCTTAACGACCCGCCCGCAAACGCGCTGTCGATCGCGCTTCTCGAAGCGCTGATGGCCGAGCTCGAAAAGGCGGAGGTGGATTCGGATGTGCGCGTGGTTGTCATCGCCTCGACCGGCGCCGTCTTTTCCGCCGGCCATGACCTCAAGGAACTCACGGCCCATCGCGTCGACGAAGATCAGGGCGCCGCTTTCTTCGAGAAGAGCTTCCGGCTCTGCGCCGATTTGATGCTGAAGATTGCGCATCTGCCAAAACCTGTCATCGCCGAGGTCGATGGGCTTGCAACGGCTGCGGGCTGTCAGCTCGTCGCCTCCTGCGATCTGGCTATCTGCACCGACACTTCGACCTTCTGCACGCCGGGCGTCAATATCGGCCTGTTCTGTTCGACGCCGATGGTCGCCGTTTCCCGTGTCGCGCACCGCAAGCAGGCTATGGAGATGCTCTTGACCGGCGAAACGATCGACGCCTCGACCGCCAAGGATTTCGGCCTCGTCAACCGGATCGTGCCGAAGCAATATCTGGCGCAGGTCGTTTCCAAGTATGCAGCCGTGATTGCCGGCAAATCGCCATTGATCCTGAAAATCGGCAAGGAAGCGTTTTATCGCCAGCTCGAAATGCCGGTGGCGGCGGCCTATGACTACGCCTCCAGGGTTATGGTGGAGAACATGCTGACGCGGGATGCGCAGGAAGGGATCGGCGCCTTTCTCGGCAAACGCAAGCCGGAATGGAAGGGCGAATGA
- a CDS encoding EamA family transporter has translation MPLDVILLVLFGAFLHATWNAIVKAGSDKSLDAALISAGGAVSALPFLAFLPLPQSAAWPFIGASAILQFAYFQLVAAAYRAGDIGLVYPLMRGCAPLLVAATSGVVLRENLSGAALAGIMTISAGVLTLALEARRNSGRAVAFSIANAFVIACYTYVDGIGARLSGNAVSYTLWMSLLPPMLLFVWAASQRGSLMVLRHVRRNWWRGLIGGAGSIASYGLALWAMTKAPVATVAALRETSILFALVISVAVFKEKAGIWRYVAGIVIAMGVLFLKLA, from the coding sequence TTGCCCCTCGACGTCATCCTGCTCGTTCTGTTCGGTGCGTTCCTGCATGCGACATGGAATGCGATCGTCAAAGCGGGAAGTGATAAATCCCTTGATGCGGCGCTGATTTCGGCCGGCGGCGCGGTGTCTGCTCTGCCGTTTCTGGCATTTTTGCCATTGCCGCAAAGCGCTGCCTGGCCGTTCATCGGCGCTTCGGCCATCCTGCAGTTCGCCTATTTCCAGCTGGTAGCCGCCGCCTACCGAGCCGGTGATATCGGCCTCGTCTATCCGCTGATGCGTGGTTGCGCGCCGTTGCTGGTCGCTGCGACAAGCGGTGTCGTCCTGCGGGAAAACCTTTCCGGCGCCGCTCTGGCCGGTATCATGACGATTTCAGCCGGCGTCCTGACGCTCGCCCTGGAGGCTCGGCGAAATAGCGGCCGTGCGGTCGCCTTCTCCATTGCCAATGCTTTCGTCATCGCCTGCTACACCTATGTCGACGGCATCGGCGCGCGCCTTTCAGGCAATGCGGTTTCTTATACGTTGTGGATGTCGCTGCTACCGCCCATGCTGTTGTTTGTGTGGGCGGCGTCCCAGCGCGGCAGCTTGATGGTGCTGCGTCACGTTCGCCGCAACTGGTGGCGTGGTCTTATCGGCGGCGCGGGATCGATTGCATCCTACGGACTGGCACTTTGGGCGATGACGAAGGCGCCGGTGGCGACGGTTGCCGCACTACGGGAAACTTCGATCCTTTTTGCGCTGGTAATCTCCGTTGCGGTATTCAAGGAAAAAGCAGGTATCTGGCGTTACGTCGCCGGCATCGTCATCGCGATGGGCGTGCTGTTTCTGAAACTCGCCTGA